One window from the genome of Comamonas sp. lk encodes:
- a CDS encoding serine/threonine protein kinase has translation MSHLPDTAPDHPYAALTPDCVIDALCSTALVPDGRLTALSSYENRVYLAHQDVGDRVVAKFYRPGRWSRAQIEEEHSFSQELVESEVPVVAPLVLQGQTVHEHAGFLFSVSPWRGGRRPELDDWEVLEWIGRFLARIHTVGSTQTFAHRPALDLQSFGHEPMNYLLDNDVVALEVRSRWLLACERALHLIAPAADGLSHAGHFGLHSATQIRLHGDCHPGNILWTPLDDQGHGGPHFVDLDDARSGPAVQDLWMLLSGERDQQTQQLSALLEGYEQFRPFDRRELALIEPLRTLRLLHYSAWLARRWQDPIFAINFPWFGTLDYWQSQVDMLHEQIEAMQREPLYA, from the coding sequence ATGAGCCATCTTCCAGACACTGCGCCAGACCACCCTTATGCGGCCCTCACGCCCGACTGCGTGATCGATGCCCTGTGCAGCACCGCGCTGGTGCCGGACGGGCGCTTGACGGCGCTGAGTTCCTACGAGAACCGCGTGTACCTGGCCCACCAGGATGTGGGCGACAGAGTGGTGGCCAAGTTCTACCGCCCCGGCCGCTGGAGCCGGGCGCAGATAGAGGAAGAGCACAGCTTCTCGCAAGAGCTGGTCGAAAGCGAGGTGCCGGTGGTGGCCCCCCTGGTGCTGCAGGGGCAAACCGTGCATGAGCACGCCGGCTTTCTCTTCAGCGTCAGCCCCTGGCGCGGCGGGCGCAGGCCCGAGCTGGATGACTGGGAGGTGCTGGAATGGATTGGCCGCTTTCTGGCCCGCATTCACACCGTGGGTTCGACCCAGACCTTTGCCCATCGCCCGGCGCTGGATCTGCAAAGCTTTGGCCATGAACCCATGAACTACCTGCTGGACAACGATGTCGTGGCACTGGAAGTGCGCAGCCGCTGGCTGCTGGCCTGCGAGCGCGCTCTGCATCTGATAGCGCCTGCCGCAGATGGATTAAGCCATGCCGGTCATTTTGGCCTGCACAGTGCAACCCAGATTCGCCTGCACGGCGACTGCCACCCCGGCAATATTCTGTGGACGCCGCTGGACGACCAAGGCCATGGCGGCCCGCATTTTGTGGATCTGGACGACGCCCGCAGCGGCCCCGCCGTGCAGGATTTGTGGATGCTGCTCTCGGGCGAGCGCGATCAGCAAACCCAGCAGTTGTCGGCTCTGCTGGAAGGCTATGAACAGTTTCGCCCCTTTGACCGGCGCGAGCTGGCCCTGATCGAGCCGCTGCGCACCCTGCGCCTGCTGCACTACAGCGCCTGGCTGGCCCGGCGCTGGCAAGACCCGATTTTTGCCATCAACTTCCCCTGGTTCGGCACCCTCGACTACTGGCAAAGCCAAGTGGACATGCTGCATGAACAAATAGAAGCCATGCAGCGAGAGCCGCTGTACGCATGA
- a CDS encoding MFS transporter, producing MRTQWTPYPWVCFSMCVGVMGTALASPLYPLYQQAWGLQPSHITQIFVAYMFGALASLLFLGRLTDRFGFLPVLRSGLILMTAGVLASALAWNVASFAVCRFVIGIASGLITTSASVGMTRLNNSGDLQRAAATTSLTIAFGFGLGPVVGGLMAQWLPAPLQTAYMPSLLLSLLGIYALFQLRLPESANTVIAPNQPLSLRDVRPSISQPRKPFLAHYALGCMAAFSAFGMFSLFASLAPSFMEHMLPWHGPAVSGLSIGIILFLSAGVQLIARPYATKSVIITGFFALTLSNLLLMVNTFVGSPWLFALSVLTTAAGHGLCNLAGLSVVNKVSKPVSRTGLLSTYLVIGYLGTIVPILGLGWLSDSIGLTRALVAFCVCLGILTTLLGLMCMRARVLPTPRQ from the coding sequence ATGCGAACTCAATGGACACCCTATCCCTGGGTGTGCTTTTCCATGTGCGTGGGCGTCATGGGCACCGCCCTGGCCAGCCCGCTGTACCCGCTCTACCAGCAGGCCTGGGGGCTTCAGCCCAGTCACATCACCCAGATTTTTGTAGCCTATATGTTCGGCGCTCTGGCCAGCCTGCTGTTTCTGGGGCGGCTGACCGACCGCTTCGGCTTTCTGCCCGTGCTGCGCAGCGGCCTGATCCTCATGACGGCCGGCGTGCTGGCCTCGGCCCTGGCATGGAATGTGGCCAGCTTTGCCGTCTGCCGCTTCGTCATCGGCATTGCCTCGGGGCTGATCACCACCTCGGCCTCCGTGGGCATGACCCGGCTCAACAACAGCGGCGATCTGCAGCGCGCTGCCGCCACCACCAGCCTGACCATCGCCTTCGGCTTCGGCCTGGGGCCCGTGGTCGGTGGTCTGATGGCGCAATGGCTGCCCGCACCGCTGCAGACGGCCTATATGCCCTCGCTGCTGCTCAGCCTGCTGGGCATTTATGCGCTGTTCCAGTTGCGCCTGCCAGAGTCGGCCAATACCGTCATCGCCCCGAACCAGCCCTTGTCCCTTCGGGACGTGCGCCCCAGCATCTCCCAGCCGCGCAAGCCGTTTCTGGCCCACTATGCCCTGGGCTGCATGGCGGCGTTTTCGGCCTTTGGCATGTTCAGCCTGTTTGCCTCTCTGGCACCCAGCTTCATGGAACATATGCTGCCCTGGCACGGGCCGGCCGTCTCGGGCCTGTCCATAGGCATCATTCTGTTTCTCTCGGCCGGCGTGCAGCTGATTGCGCGGCCCTACGCCACCAAGAGCGTGATCATCACCGGTTTTTTTGCGCTGACGCTGAGCAATCTGCTGCTCATGGTCAACACCTTTGTAGGCTCGCCCTGGCTGTTTGCCCTCAGCGTGCTGACCACGGCCGCCGGCCATGGACTGTGCAATCTGGCCGGGCTGTCCGTGGTCAACAAGGTCTCCAAACCCGTCTCCCGCACCGGCCTGCTGTCCACCTATCTGGTGATTGGCTATCTGGGCACGATTGTTCCCATCCTGGGTCTGGGTTGGCTGTCTGACTCCATCGGCCTGACCCGCGCCCTGGTAGCGTTCTGCGTCTGCCTGGGCATTCTGACGACGCTTCTGGGCCTGATGTGCATGCGCGCCCGCGTCCTGCCGACTCCAAGACAGTAA
- the soxR gene encoding redox-sensitive transcriptional activator SoxR: MPSTKPAGHTPVFEAAAATGPALQELSVGDVARRSGVAVSTLHFYESRGLIASARTAGNQRRYPRAVLRRVAVIKVAQRMGVPLAEIAQALSALPPGELPSQADWAALSAQWRQQLDQRIEGLTQLRDQLDGCIGCGCLSLKACPLRNGEDCLAQAGPGPHFR, from the coding sequence ATGCCATCGACAAAGCCTGCGGGCCACACCCCTGTGTTCGAGGCCGCAGCCGCTACGGGGCCGGCGCTGCAGGAGCTCAGCGTGGGCGATGTGGCAAGGCGCAGCGGCGTGGCAGTGTCCACGCTGCATTTTTATGAAAGCCGGGGCTTGATTGCCAGTGCGCGCACGGCGGGAAACCAGCGCCGCTACCCGCGTGCGGTGCTGCGGCGGGTGGCCGTGATCAAGGTGGCGCAGCGCATGGGCGTGCCCTTGGCTGAGATTGCGCAGGCGCTGAGTGCTTTGCCGCCCGGCGAGTTGCCCAGTCAGGCCGACTGGGCCGCCTTGTCGGCCCAGTGGCGGCAGCAGCTGGATCAGCGCATCGAAGGCCTGACGCAGCTGCGCGATCAGCTCGATGGCTGCATTGGCTGCGGCTGCCTCTCGCTCAAGGCCTGCCCTTTGCGCAATGGCGAGGACTGCCTGGCCCAGGCCGGGCCGGGGCCGCATTTCCGCTGA
- a CDS encoding RidA family protein, translating to MPSANSQHTSPHLIIQPAGLYDSSPNGYSHVVAVQEPVRWLFVSGQGGENAEAELSDCFAEQAAQALANIQTALAAGAADMGHVVKLTVLIVDHSLERFGHWQYSLRQHWGSGEADDPRPRFPACTLIPVSKLALPGMLIEVEATAAVPATAA from the coding sequence ATGCCCAGTGCGAACTCGCAGCACACTTCGCCTCATCTCATCATTCAACCTGCCGGCCTGTATGACAGCAGCCCCAACGGCTACAGCCATGTGGTGGCGGTTCAGGAACCCGTACGCTGGCTGTTCGTCTCGGGCCAGGGCGGCGAAAACGCCGAAGCCGAGCTGTCCGACTGCTTTGCCGAGCAGGCTGCACAGGCTCTGGCCAATATCCAGACCGCTCTGGCGGCAGGCGCTGCAGACATGGGCCATGTGGTCAAGCTCACGGTGCTCATCGTCGATCACTCGCTGGAGCGCTTCGGCCACTGGCAGTACAGCCTGCGCCAGCACTGGGGCAGCGGCGAGGCCGATGACCCGCGCCCCCGCTTTCCAGCCTGCACGCTGATTCCCGTCTCCAAGCTGGCCCTGCCCGGCATGCTGATTGAGGTGGAGGCCACAGCTGCCGTTCCCGCAACTGCCGCTTGA